From the genome of Geminocystis herdmanii PCC 6308, one region includes:
- a CDS encoding Npun_F0494 family protein gives MTSPTLTKPSLISYPVNTIKRGERALRCSPFQLTLFTTMINASVDLKEIATTRGLEKNYTLKSVTENKVENDLMWLIKVGILRREVDGQGITDSFRLTPLGRMIIGNWQKDLGKIPSPSWRDYLFNFLSYYFNRR, from the coding sequence CCACTCTGACGAAACCATCATTAATTTCCTATCCCGTCAACACCATTAAACGAGGTGAAAGAGCATTACGCTGTAGTCCATTTCAGTTAACTTTATTTACTACGATGATTAATGCTAGTGTTGACTTAAAAGAGATAGCAACCACAAGAGGATTAGAAAAAAATTACACTCTTAAATCCGTTACGGAAAATAAAGTAGAAAATGACTTAATGTGGTTAATCAAAGTTGGTATTCTACGGAGGGAAGTGGATGGGCAAGGTATTACAGACAGCTTTAGATTAACGCCGTTGGGTAGAATGATTATTGGTAATTGGCAAAAAGATTTAGGTAAAATTCCTTCCCCGTCATGGAGAGATTATCTTTTCAATTTTCTAAGTTACTACTTCAACAGAAGATAA
- the glcD gene encoding glycolate oxidase subunit GlcD → MLSNSTSKKWQPIIKELEEILGKNGVVKRKDELLTYECDGLTEYRQRPALVTLPKTTEEVAQIVNICNKYEIKWVARGAGTGLSGGALPVEDCLLIVTARMRQILDVDYENQRIVVQPGIINNWVTQAVSGAGFYYAPDPSSQIICSIGGNVAENSGGVHCLKYGTTTNHVLGLTIVTAEGNILKIGGKVPETPGFDLTGLFVGSEGTLGIATEITLKILKTPDAICVVLADFNSIEEAGSAVAEIIRAGIIPAGMEMMDNFSINAVEDVVATDCYPRDAEAILLVELDGLQVEVDTYKQQVDAICRSNGARSVTSASDAPTRLKLWKGRKAAFAAMGKISPNYFVQDGVVPRSKLSQVLGEINALGEQYGYRIANVFHAGDGNLHPLILYNNSIEGSFHQVEELGGEILKLCVRVGGSISGEHGIGSDKKCYMSDMFTETDLETMQYVRSSFNPKGLANPEKIFPTPRTCGESANANKTEFKGAIAY, encoded by the coding sequence ATGCTTTCAAATTCTACGAGTAAAAAATGGCAACCTATCATTAAAGAATTAGAGGAAATATTAGGTAAAAATGGCGTAGTCAAGCGCAAAGATGAACTTTTAACCTACGAATGTGATGGTTTAACGGAATATCGTCAGCGCCCAGCTTTAGTTACCTTACCCAAAACCACCGAAGAAGTCGCTCAAATTGTCAACATCTGCAATAAGTATGAAATAAAATGGGTTGCAAGGGGAGCAGGTACAGGTTTATCTGGAGGCGCGTTACCTGTGGAAGACTGCCTTTTAATTGTCACTGCGAGAATGCGTCAAATTTTAGATGTTGACTATGAGAATCAAAGAATTGTGGTGCAACCCGGTATTATCAATAATTGGGTAACACAAGCAGTAAGTGGTGCAGGTTTTTACTATGCACCTGATCCTTCTAGTCAGATAATATGCTCTATTGGGGGTAATGTGGCAGAAAATTCGGGAGGTGTTCACTGCCTAAAATACGGCACAACTACAAATCATGTTTTAGGCTTGACGATCGTAACTGCCGAGGGTAATATACTCAAAATTGGGGGAAAAGTGCCAGAAACCCCCGGATTTGATCTTACGGGCTTGTTTGTAGGCTCTGAGGGTACGCTAGGCATCGCTACGGAGATAACCTTGAAAATCCTCAAAACTCCTGACGCTATCTGTGTGGTGTTAGCAGATTTTAATAGCATTGAGGAAGCAGGAAGCGCCGTTGCCGAGATTATTCGTGCTGGTATTATTCCTGCGGGAATGGAAATGATGGACAATTTTAGTATTAATGCGGTGGAGGATGTGGTAGCTACTGACTGCTATCCGAGGGATGCTGAGGCTATTTTATTAGTAGAATTAGACGGTTTACAAGTAGAAGTTGATACTTATAAGCAACAAGTCGATGCTATTTGTCGATCGAACGGTGCAAGAAGTGTTACATCTGCTAGTGATGCGCCCACTCGTCTCAAACTCTGGAAAGGAAGAAAGGCAGCTTTTGCGGCGATGGGCAAAATTAGCCCTAATTATTTTGTACAAGATGGAGTAGTACCTCGATCGAAATTATCCCAAGTCTTAGGGGAAATAAATGCTTTAGGTGAACAATATGGCTATCGCATCGCTAATGTTTTCCACGCAGGAGATGGTAACTTACACCCTTTGATATTATACAATAATTCGATCGAAGGTTCATTCCATCAAGTAGAAGAATTAGGAGGAGAAATCCTCAAGTTATGTGTGAGAGTTGGAGGTAGTATTTCAGGAGAGCATGGTATTGGTAGCGACAAAAAATGTTATATGAGTGATATGTTTACCGAAACCGACTTAGAAACCATGCAATATGTCAGAAGCAGTTTTAACCCCAAAGGCTTGGCAAATCCAGAAAAGATTTTCCCCACCCCTCGCACCTGCGGTGAGTCAGCTAATGCTAACAAGACGGAGTTTAAAGGCGCAATAGCCTATTAA